The Tautonia plasticadhaerens nucleotide sequence GGTCGAGTCGTCTCGATAGCGGCCCGGGGCCCGATCGGCGAGGACCCGGTTGTAGAGCAAGGTCACCGAGGCCTTGGGCCGCGAGCCCCGATGCTGCTCGATCGAACGCATCACCTCGACCAGCGGACGCCCCTGCACCACGAACTGGTAGATCCCCCACCAGGCTGGCGTGCGATCCATGCAGCCGTGACAGTGCACCAGCACCGGCCAGGCGTCCGGGTCGGTCGCCAGCCGGAGCGTCTCGTCGAGGAACGCCTCGGCCTCGATTGCCGAGGCGGGGCTCCGGACATAGTGGATGCCGTGGGATTCGGCGAAGGCGAGTTCGTCGTCCAGGTGCGGGCTCCGCAGGCCGGGCAGGTCTTCCTGGAAGAGGTTGATGATCGTCTTGAACCGGTGCCGATCGTGGGCGACTTCCAGTCCCTTGCCGTGGGGCATGGCGCTGATGTAAATCCGCCCCGGCTCGATCTCCCGGAGCCGCTCCAGAGGCCGGTGATACCAGACCACCTCCAGGCCCGTCGCGATGAACACGGCCGTCATCCCGGCCACCGCCAGGCCGGAGGCGACCCGCACCGCCCTCCGGCTCGACATCGGCGGCAGGCTCCGGAGCATCGCCGCCAGGAACAGCCAGGCCCCGCCGATGAAGGCCCATCGCGGCCAGTAGCCCCCCGGCCCGACCGCCGGCCAGCCCGCGACCCTCAACGCGACCAGCACCGCCGAGGCCCCGAGCAGCGAGAGCACTCCCGCCCGCCTCCCCCGGAGGATCAGCAGCGGGACCGCCCGGCGGAGCCGGGCGATCGGCGCCGCGACCATCCCCAGCACGACCGCCGCCGCCGCCCCGAGGCCGATCCTCAGGCCCATCGGCGCCTCCGAGTCGGCGACGACCCGCCAGCCGAGCCCGTGCCAGCCGTCGAAGGTCGGCCAGGGATTAGCGGCATACCAGAACCCGGCGATCTCCAGCCCCAGGGCCGAGATCCACAGCACTCCCGCCTTCCCCGACGCTTTCCGCCGGACGACCCCGTAGCCGGCCACCGCGAGGCTCGCGGCGCAGAGGTACAGGCCGACCCGGTCGAGGGTGTCCCCCGGCTCGGCCAGTCGGTAGGCCGCCGGCGGGGCGGGGCTGAACGTCGGACGGGCGACCCCGGGGAACTCGCCGTCCGGGCCGCCCGGGAAGGCGACCGCGTGCCAGATCGCCGGCACCAGGGCGACGGCCAGCACGGTCCAGGGCCAGCGGTCCCGGAGGGATCGGGCCGGGCCGGGTGACTCGGGTGCGTTGCTCGGTGGCATCGGCAATCCTCCGTGATCCTTCGGGCGCGAGGCGGCCCCGCCCTCCGTCCCGTCGGCGGGTGCCCGCTGTTGTACGACGGCGGGCCGATCGGGCAAAGGCCAATCCCCCCGCCGATCACCCCCCGCCGGGTCTCGCGCCGGATTCGCCGGCCAGCGGGTGCCCGGCCCCGGCCGTCGGCCTCGACGGCCCGACGATCGGCGGGTTGAGGAAGTGCCGCTCCACGAGTTGGAAGAAGCCGCAACTGATCAACACCGCCAGGGTGGACACCAGGGGCACCGTGACCAGCGCCCTCGGCCAGAAGTCGGTGATCCCCAGCTCATGCATCCCGAACGTGCCGACCGTCGTCACCGGCAGGTGGTAGAGGTAGACGCTGTAGCTCCGACGGCCCAGGAAGGTCATGGGTCGCATCCACGACCGGGAGCAGATCCAGGCGTCCCGGTCCTTCAGCCCGATCAGCAGCAAGCCGAACAGCGCGGTCGTCCCGGTCGAATAGGCGACCGGCTGGTTCGGGATCCGGGCCGAGAAACCGACGACGGCCATGCCGACCAGCGCCGCTTCCACCGCCCGGTCCTTCCAGGGTTCCGACGGGACGTTCAGCCTCCAGTAGACCGCCAGCCCCACCGCGAACTGATGCCAGAGGTCGACGAACGTCCCCTCCAGGTACCGGATCATCCCCACGTCCGCCGCCGCCACCCGGACCAGCACGATCGCCAGGGTCAGCCAGCCCATCGCCGAGAACAGTCGCTTCGAGGCGACGATCAACAGCAAGAAGCAGAGGAAGTAGAATTGCTCCTCGAAGCAGAGCGACCACGCCACCCGGGTGAAGATCTTCGCCGGGCCCCCGCCCACGAGGTGCCGCCACGTCTCGGTGAGCGTGACGTTGCCGGCCCACTGCGGCGCCGTCAGATCCTGGGGCAGGATCAGCTCCAGCCCGAAGGGGGAGTGGCAGCACAACAGCCGCTCCAGCCCCAGCCGTTGCAGGCCGATCGTCACCAGCAGGAACCACGCCAGCGCCGCCCAGTAGGGCGGGTAGATCCGCCAGACCCTCCTCGCCACGAACCGAGCGGGGGATGACCCCCGCCTCCGGGTCGCGTCGACGCTGGCCGCGATGCAGTAACCGCTGATGACGAAGAACAGGGGCACGCCGAGGTCGAGCCTGCGGAGGACGAGGTTCAGCCAACGGCCGACCTCCTCGAACGCCCCCGGCTCCGGCGTCTCACCCGCCAGAAGGGCGAAGCCGGCGTGATGCAGCACCACCATCAGGCACGCCACCCCTCGGAAGGCGTCGAGCAGGGCGTATCTCGGGTTCCGGATCAGCGGGGGCAATTCCATCGGTCGGGTCGATCGCGTTCGGCCTTCGGGAGGGATCGGACCGCCCCTATCCTAACGTCGATGACCCGCCGATGCCGCGGCCCGAGGGCGGCGGCATCGGCGTCGGGGCCCGCCGGGGCTCAGCCGGAGTCCCCGCCGCCGTTGCCGCCCTCATCGTAGTCGCCGCGGCGTCGGCCGCCCTCGTCCTCGTCGGGCCTGGCGCCGACCTGCTCCTCGGCGGCCTCGCTGCGATCGGGGTCCTCGGGGGGAGGATTCTTCGGCTCCGCGGAGGCCTCCGAGAACCCGAGCCAGTACCAGACCGGCACCAGGCCGAGCCCCACGACGATGCAGAGGCCGATCCACGCCCCCGAATAAGGGAACCACGTCGGCGGCGGGCTGCCGCAGATCAAGGACCCGACGCCGACGAGCATCGAGAAGATCGACAGCGCCGATGCGATCACGGCGCCGATTCCCCGGTAGAGCCGGTGCCGGTCGGCGATGGGGTCGCCGCCGTTGGCCTCGGCGACCGGCCCCCAGAAGCCGGGGGGGCGGGTCCTTCGGTAGAACTCGCCGAGGCTCTCGTCGCTCTCCGGCCCCATCGCCAGTGCCGTCCCGATGCCGATGCCCGAGGCGAGCACGGCCATGGTCAGCATCCGCACCGCCTCGATCCAGGCCTGGAGGTCCGGGTCGTCCGACCGGACCAGCAGGAGCAGCGGGGCCGTCAGGGCGAGCGAGGCGATCGTCGCGGCGATCTCCCCCCAGGCATTGACCCGCCACCAGAGCCAGCGCAAAACCAGCAGCGGGCCGATCCCCGCACCCAGGAGCAGGCTCGCCTGCCAGGCGTCCCGGATCGAGGGGAGCTGGCTCATGATCGCCAGCGAGATGACCAGGATGGCCACGTTCGACCCCCGGGCGACCCAGACCAGTTCCCTCGGGCCGGGATCCCGCTTGAACAGGTGGCGACTGAGGAACCGCTTGTAGATGTCGTTGGTCCAGTAGGACGCGCCCCAGTTCAAGTGCGTGTCGACCGTCGAGGCCAGGGCCGCCAGCATCCCGGTCAGCATCAGTCCCAGCAGGCCCGGGGGCAGCAGGGCCTTGAACCCCTCGACATAGGCGAATTCACGGTCTTCCTTGATCCGCTGCCGGGCGAAGTCCTGCTCCCCCTCGTCGGGGGCCTGCGAGGCGGCCTCCTTGGGCTCCTGGACGGGGCGGGGCTCGACGTCCTCCTCATCCGCTCCGGGGACCTGTCGGGCCTCGGCGGCGACCTCGTTCCCGCCTCCGGGCTCGGGGCCGACGTCGGTGGGGATCAGCAGCAGCAGGCCCAGGCCGATCGGCAGCCAGAGCAGGCTCCGGACGAAGATCTGGACGGTCGTCAGCGTCAAGGCCGCGAATCGGGCGTCGCGGGGGGATCGGCAGGCCATCGCCCGCTGGGCGAGGTAGCCGGTGCCGTCGGCGTTGATCTGGAAGAACCACTGCGTCGCATAGACGACGAGCAGGGCGAGGCTCGCCTCCCTCGCCCGGCTCGGCGTGAAGGCGAGGATCTCGGTCGCCGAGATCCCCCCGGGGCCGTTGCCGCCGCCGAACTTCTCCTGGATCCCCTGCTGAAGGGCGCCGAACCCGCCGACCTCCCGCACCACCATGAAGGCGAACGCCCCGGTCGCCACCAGGGCCAGGCCGAGTTGCACGGCGTCGGTCGCCACCACGCTCCGCAGCCCGCCCGTGGCCGAGTAGCCGAGCGTCACCAGCAGGATCGCCAGGATCGACAGGAGGTTGTTCGCCGACAAGACGTACAGGTCCGGGTCTCCCGGGACCCGGGTGCTCAGGTCCAGCCCGAGCCACTCGACGAGCGAGGCGACCGGGTCGAACAGCAGCGCGGGCAGCCACTCGTTCCAGGTCAGGAACGGCTCGGCGATCCGGGTCGAGGCCAGCAACACCATCGCCAGCACGGTGCAATTGAAGATGGTGCCGAAGTAGATCGCCTTGAACCCCCGGAGCGCCGCGGCCGGCTTCCTGCCGTAGCGCAGCTCGGTCAGCTCGGCGTCGGTGATCACCCCGGCGCGCTGCCAGCTGCCGGCCAGGATGAACCCGAGCACGAGGAAGGCGACGCCGTAGATCCAGAGCCGCCAGACGGCGAAGATCCCCGAGACCGCGATCATCCCCGCCACCAGCAGCGGCGTGTCGGCGGCGAACTGCGTGGCCGCCATGCTCAGGCCCGCCTTCCAGCCCGGCAGGGTCCGCCCGGCGAGGAAATACTCCTCCACGTTCTTCGACGCCACGTCCTTGGACTTGATCCCGTTGCGGATCGCATAGACGATGAACGCGATGATGATCAGGTAATCGATCCAGTGGACGGCACCCTGCCCCTGCATGACGATCGGCTCCGGACGAGTCTCAGCCTCGGGATCGACCGGGCCGCCGGGCGGCGGCCGTCGCATCGACCCGCAACAGACCGGATCGCACCGAGGGCTCACGGGGTGGGACGAAATCCCAGGGCGGCCCCGGCCCGTGGGCCGTCCCGAAGGGCGTGGCCCTCCGCTCACCCGCGGCCTTGCGCCTCGCAGCAATCCGGACGATTCCGTATCCGGTATCGAGCAAACGAGATGCCGCCTCATCGGCACGAGCCTTGCGACCACGAACCGCATCGGCGTCGGCCCCGCCGGGCCGGCCGGACGATCGCCCGATCCCATCCACGAAGGAGCATCGCGATGCGCAATCCCGAAGCACACATCACCAAGATCCGGGGCTTCGCCTGGTATGCCTTCCGCGACCCGACCACCTCGACCGGCCCGGCCGGCGAGCACCCGTTCGGCGCCGAGGGGTCCGAGGAGGGCTCCCCCGAG carries:
- a CDS encoding sodium:solute symporter family transporter, with amino-acid sequence MQGQGAVHWIDYLIIIAFIVYAIRNGIKSKDVASKNVEEYFLAGRTLPGWKAGLSMAATQFAADTPLLVAGMIAVSGIFAVWRLWIYGVAFLVLGFILAGSWQRAGVITDAELTELRYGRKPAAALRGFKAIYFGTIFNCTVLAMVLLASTRIAEPFLTWNEWLPALLFDPVASLVEWLGLDLSTRVPGDPDLYVLSANNLLSILAILLVTLGYSATGGLRSVVATDAVQLGLALVATGAFAFMVVREVGGFGALQQGIQEKFGGGNGPGGISATEILAFTPSRAREASLALLVVYATQWFFQINADGTGYLAQRAMACRSPRDARFAALTLTTVQIFVRSLLWLPIGLGLLLLIPTDVGPEPGGGNEVAAEARQVPGADEEDVEPRPVQEPKEAASQAPDEGEQDFARQRIKEDREFAYVEGFKALLPPGLLGLMLTGMLAALASTVDTHLNWGASYWTNDIYKRFLSRHLFKRDPGPRELVWVARGSNVAILVISLAIMSQLPSIRDAWQASLLLGAGIGPLLVLRWLWWRVNAWGEIAATIASLALTAPLLLLVRSDDPDLQAWIEAVRMLTMAVLASGIGIGTALAMGPESDESLGEFYRRTRPPGFWGPVAEANGGDPIADRHRLYRGIGAVIASALSIFSMLVGVGSLICGSPPPTWFPYSGAWIGLCIVVGLGLVPVWYWLGFSEASAEPKNPPPEDPDRSEAAEEQVGARPDEDEGGRRRGDYDEGGNGGGDSG
- a CDS encoding acyltransferase family protein, whose amino-acid sequence is MELPPLIRNPRYALLDAFRGVACLMVVLHHAGFALLAGETPEPGAFEEVGRWLNLVLRRLDLGVPLFFVISGYCIAASVDATRRRGSSPARFVARRVWRIYPPYWAALAWFLLVTIGLQRLGLERLLCCHSPFGLELILPQDLTAPQWAGNVTLTETWRHLVGGGPAKIFTRVAWSLCFEEQFYFLCFLLLIVASKRLFSAMGWLTLAIVLVRVAAADVGMIRYLEGTFVDLWHQFAVGLAVYWRLNVPSEPWKDRAVEAALVGMAVVGFSARIPNQPVAYSTGTTALFGLLLIGLKDRDAWICSRSWMRPMTFLGRRSYSVYLYHLPVTTVGTFGMHELGITDFWPRALVTVPLVSTLAVLISCGFFQLVERHFLNPPIVGPSRPTAGAGHPLAGESGARPGGG
- a CDS encoding protein-tyrosine phosphatase family protein, encoding MPPSNAPESPGPARSLRDRWPWTVLAVALVPAIWHAVAFPGGPDGEFPGVARPTFSPAPPAAYRLAEPGDTLDRVGLYLCAASLAVAGYGVVRRKASGKAGVLWISALGLEIAGFWYAANPWPTFDGWHGLGWRVVADSEAPMGLRIGLGAAAAVVLGMVAAPIARLRRAVPLLILRGRRAGVLSLLGASAVLVALRVAGWPAVGPGGYWPRWAFIGGAWLFLAAMLRSLPPMSSRRAVRVASGLAVAGMTAVFIATGLEVVWYHRPLERLREIEPGRIYISAMPHGKGLEVAHDRHRFKTIINLFQEDLPGLRSPHLDDELAFAESHGIHYVRSPASAIEAEAFLDETLRLATDPDAWPVLVHCHGCMDRTPAWWGIYQFVVQGRPLVEVMRSIEQHRGSRPKASVTLLYNRVLADRAPGRYRDDSTAAVLRENARGTADPFYRQLEEERRLARDTEGDGPHRE